In a genomic window of Mycolicibacter heraklionensis:
- a CDS encoding glycine betaine ABC transporter substrate-binding protein, producing MPRPLGHHLRRLALGWAAVLIAGCGAHPGPPPLSVGMSQDPQSQVLGHLYASALRGAGAAVRLEAVADPVGGLDAGELTVVPGFTGRFLVMFARDSTARSDRAVYWALAGALPEGLAVGDYAMTAEDKPALAVTKATATAWGGTDLPALVRHCAGLTVGGVAGVRVPKTVGRCTLPKLREFGDDAALFAALQARQITAAWTSTADPDVPEGTVLLTDARPALVRAENVVPLYRRNELTEAQLLAINQVAGVLDTEALIDMRRKVADGADPQAVADAFLDEHPLGR from the coding sequence GTGCCCAGGCCGCTAGGACATCACCTGCGCCGCCTGGCGCTCGGATGGGCGGCTGTGCTGATCGCCGGCTGTGGCGCCCATCCGGGGCCGCCGCCACTGAGCGTGGGAATGTCGCAGGATCCGCAGTCGCAGGTCCTGGGCCACCTGTATGCGAGCGCCCTGCGCGGTGCCGGTGCCGCGGTGCGGCTTGAGGCCGTCGCCGACCCGGTTGGCGGGCTGGATGCGGGGGAGTTGACCGTCGTTCCCGGTTTCACCGGCCGCTTCCTGGTGATGTTCGCCCGCGATTCGACGGCGCGCTCCGATCGGGCCGTCTACTGGGCGTTGGCCGGCGCGCTGCCGGAGGGCCTGGCGGTCGGCGACTACGCCATGACCGCTGAGGACAAGCCCGCCCTGGCCGTGACGAAGGCGACGGCGACCGCGTGGGGCGGCACCGACCTGCCCGCACTCGTCCGGCATTGCGCCGGGTTGACCGTCGGCGGTGTCGCGGGCGTGCGGGTGCCGAAGACGGTGGGCCGGTGCACGCTGCCCAAGCTGCGCGAATTCGGCGATGACGCAGCGCTGTTCGCGGCCCTGCAGGCCCGTCAGATCACCGCGGCGTGGACCAGTACCGCCGATCCCGACGTGCCGGAAGGCACCGTGCTGCTCACCGACGCGCGCCCCGCGCTGGTGCGCGCCGAGAATGTGGTGCCGCTGTATCGCCGCAATGAGTTGACCGAAGCCCAACTGCTGGCGATCAATCAGGTGGCCGGCGTGCTGGACACCGAAGCGCTGATCGACATGCGCCGCAAGGTGGCCGACGGCGCCGACCCGCAGGCCGTGGCGGACGCCTTCTTGGACGAGCACCCGCTGGGCAGATAG
- a CDS encoding SDR family NAD(P)-dependent oxidoreductase, whose amino-acid sequence MQGFAGKVAVVTGAGSGIGQALAIELARAGAQLAISDVDTEGLAQTERRLTALGVRVKADRLDVTEREAFLAYAEEVKEHFGKVNQIYNNAGIAFSGDVEISPFKDIERVMDVDFWGVVNGTKAFLPHLIESGDGHVINISSLFGLLAMPGQAAYNAAKFAVRGFTEALNQEMAINKHPVKVTTVHPGGIKTAIARNATVAEGLDAKAMADFFDRRLASTTAEEAARVILDGVSKNRARVLIGNDARTLDLLVRILGSRYQRLFSFALPKLRPQ is encoded by the coding sequence ATGCAGGGATTCGCCGGGAAGGTCGCCGTCGTCACCGGTGCCGGTTCGGGCATCGGTCAAGCGCTGGCCATCGAGCTGGCCCGCGCGGGAGCGCAGCTGGCGATCAGCGACGTCGACACCGAGGGTCTCGCCCAGACCGAGCGGCGGCTGACCGCGCTGGGCGTGCGTGTCAAGGCCGACCGTCTCGACGTCACCGAGCGAGAGGCGTTCCTCGCCTACGCCGAAGAGGTCAAAGAACACTTCGGCAAGGTCAACCAGATCTACAACAACGCCGGTATCGCGTTCAGCGGCGACGTCGAGATCAGCCCGTTCAAAGACATCGAGCGGGTGATGGACGTCGACTTCTGGGGCGTGGTCAACGGCACCAAGGCCTTCCTGCCGCACCTGATCGAATCCGGCGACGGACACGTCATCAACATCTCCAGCCTGTTCGGGCTGCTGGCCATGCCCGGCCAGGCCGCCTACAACGCCGCCAAATTCGCCGTCCGCGGCTTCACCGAGGCGTTGAACCAGGAAATGGCCATCAACAAGCACCCGGTCAAGGTCACCACGGTGCATCCGGGCGGCATCAAGACCGCGATCGCCCGCAACGCCACCGTCGCCGAGGGGTTGGACGCCAAGGCGATGGCCGACTTCTTCGACCGGCGCCTGGCCTCCACCACCGCCGAGGAGGCCGCCCGGGTGATCCTCGACGGGGTCAGCAAGAACCGGGCCCGCGTGCTCATCGGCAACGATGCGCGGACTCTGGACCTGCTCGTGCGCATCTTGGGCTCGCGATACCAACGCCTGTTCTCGTTCGCCCTGCCCAAGCTCCGGCCACAGTAG
- a CDS encoding DEAD/DEAH box helicase, with translation MTSTDVPAEPFPDPPAPSIADDTPTFADLQIHPSVLKAVADVGYETPSAIQAATIPALLEGSDVVGLAQTGTGKTAAFAIPILSRIDTTSKATQALVLAPTRELALQVAEAFGRYGAHLPRINVLPIYGGASYTVQLSGLKRGAQVVVGTPGRVIDHLERGSLDLSHLDYLVLDEADEMLQMGFAEDVERILADTPEYKQVALFSATMPSAIRRITSRYLHDPVEVTVKAKTTTAENISQRYIEVAGPRKMDALTRVLEVEPFEAMIVFVRTKQATEEVAEKLRARGFSAAAINGDIAQAQRERTITALKNGNIDILVATDVAARGLDVERISHVVNYDIPNDPEAYVHRIGRTGRAGRSGTALLFVNPRERHLLRLIEKVTRQKLVEAELPSVDDVNAQRVAKFADAITNHLSASGIELFRRLVEDYSREHNVPMADIAAALALQSRDGEAFLMVEPPPDKRRERVKDRDGGRDDRKGDRKGPPKEGFATYRIAVGKRHKVNPGAIVGALANEGGLNRSDFGNISIKVDHSLVELPAKLSGKTLKALEQTRIQGQLINLRRERPSGKPERRGEGGYRKRTE, from the coding sequence ATGACCTCGACTGATGTGCCCGCTGAGCCGTTCCCGGACCCACCCGCCCCGTCCATCGCGGACGACACCCCGACATTCGCCGACCTGCAGATCCACCCTTCGGTGCTCAAGGCCGTCGCCGACGTCGGCTACGAGACGCCCTCGGCGATCCAGGCCGCCACCATCCCGGCCCTGCTGGAGGGTTCCGACGTGGTCGGGCTGGCCCAGACCGGCACCGGCAAGACCGCCGCGTTCGCCATTCCGATCCTGTCGCGCATCGACACCACCAGCAAAGCCACCCAGGCGCTGGTGCTCGCGCCCACCCGCGAGTTGGCGCTGCAGGTCGCCGAGGCGTTCGGGCGCTACGGCGCGCATCTGCCCCGGATCAACGTGCTGCCGATCTACGGCGGCGCGTCCTACACGGTGCAGCTGTCCGGGCTCAAGCGCGGCGCGCAAGTGGTGGTCGGTACGCCGGGCCGGGTCATCGACCACCTGGAACGCGGCAGCCTGGACTTGTCGCACCTGGACTACCTGGTGCTCGACGAGGCCGACGAGATGCTGCAGATGGGTTTCGCCGAGGACGTCGAGCGCATCCTGGCCGACACCCCCGAGTACAAGCAGGTGGCCCTGTTCTCGGCGACCATGCCCTCGGCCATTCGTCGTATCACCAGCCGCTACCTGCACGACCCCGTCGAAGTCACCGTCAAGGCGAAAACCACCACGGCGGAGAACATCTCCCAGCGCTACATCGAAGTCGCCGGGCCGCGCAAGATGGACGCCCTGACCCGGGTGCTCGAAGTCGAGCCCTTCGAAGCGATGATCGTCTTCGTCCGCACCAAGCAGGCCACCGAGGAGGTCGCCGAAAAGCTGCGCGCTCGAGGGTTTTCCGCGGCGGCGATCAACGGTGACATCGCGCAGGCGCAGCGGGAACGGACCATCACCGCACTGAAGAACGGCAACATCGACATCCTGGTCGCCACCGATGTCGCCGCCCGTGGACTGGACGTGGAGCGCATCTCCCACGTCGTCAACTACGACATTCCCAACGACCCCGAGGCCTATGTGCACCGGATCGGGCGCACCGGGCGGGCCGGGCGCTCGGGAACCGCGCTGCTGTTCGTCAACCCGCGGGAACGCCACCTGCTGCGGCTGATCGAGAAGGTGACGCGGCAGAAGCTGGTCGAGGCCGAGCTGCCCAGCGTCGATGACGTCAACGCTCAGCGGGTCGCCAAGTTCGCCGACGCGATCACCAACCATCTCAGTGCGTCGGGCATCGAGCTGTTCCGTCGCCTGGTCGAGGACTACAGCCGCGAGCACAACGTGCCGATGGCTGACATCGCCGCCGCGCTGGCGCTGCAGTCCCGAGACGGTGAGGCGTTCCTGATGGTGGAGCCGCCGCCGGACAAGCGACGTGAACGCGTCAAGGATCGCGACGGCGGCCGGGACGACCGCAAAGGCGACCGCAAGGGCCCCCCGAAGGAAGGGTTTGCCACCTACCGGATCGCGGTCGGCAAGCGCCACAAGGTCAACCCGGGTGCGATCGTCGGGGCGCTGGCCAACGAGGGCGGCTTGAATCGCAGCGACTTCGGCAACATCAGCATCAAGGTGGACCACTCGCTGGTCGAGCTGCCCGCCAAACTGTCCGGCAAGACGCTCAAGGCGTTGGAGCAGACCCGGATTCAGGGCCAGCTGATCAACCTGCGTCGTGAGCGGCCGTCTGGTAAACCCGAACGTCGCGGCGAGGGTGGGTACCGGAAACGGACCGAATGA
- a CDS encoding multifunctional oxoglutarate decarboxylase/oxoglutarate dehydrogenase thiamine pyrophosphate-binding subunit/dihydrolipoyllysine-residue succinyltransferase subunit, translating into MSGISSPFGQNEWLVEEMYRKFREDPASVDPSWHEFLADYSPDAQRGDGAAAPAAPPAPPAQPAPPAPAAPAPAAPAAAAPAPAAPAPAPAAKPTPSQAPAPLADDELQVLRGAAAAVVKNMSTSLEVPTATSVRAVPAKLMIDNRIVINNQLKRTRGGKISFTHLLGYAIVQAVKQFPNMNRHFAEVDGKPNAVTPAHTNLGLAIDLQGAGGKRSLVVAAIKGSESLRFAQFVDAYEDIVRRARDGKLTAEDFAGVTISLTNPGTIGTVHSVPRLMAGQGAIIGVGAMEYPAEFQGASEQRIAELGVGKVITLTSTYDHRIIQGAESGDFLRTVHEMLLSDAFWDEIFFELSIPYEPVRWRTDNPDSVVDKNARVVELIAAYRNRGHLMADIDPLRLDNTRFRSHPDLDVQSHGLTLWDLDREFKVTGLPGSDIRKLREILSVLRDAYCRHVGVEYTHILEPEQQQWLQERIEVKHVKPTVAQQKYILSKLNAAEAFESFLQTKYVGQKRFSLEGAETVIPMMDAAIDQCAEHGLDEVVIGMPHRGRLNVLANIVGKPYSQIFTEFEGNLNPAEAHGSGDVKYHLGATGVYLQMFGDNDIQVSLTANPSHLEAVDPVLEGLVRARQDLLGRGALGTDEDPPFSVVPMMLHGDAAFAGQGVVAETLNMALLPGYRVGGTIHIVVNNQIGFTTAPDYSRSSEYCTDVAKMIGAPIFHVNGDDPEACDWVARLAVDFRQKFHKDVIIDMLCYRRRGHNEGDDPSMTNPYMYDVIGTKSGVRKSYTEDLIGRGDISLKEAEDALRDYHGQLERVFNEIRELEKHAALPSESVESEQQVPRGLNTAVDKAMLARIGDAFMTIPEGFTVHPRVLPVLERRREMAYEGKVDWAFGELLALGSLVAEGKLIRLSGQDTRRGTFSQRHSVIIDQANGAEFSPLQLLATNADGTPTGGKFLVYDSPLSEFAAVGFEYGYTVGNPDALVLWEAQFGDFVNGAQSIIDEFISSGEAKWGQLSNVVLLLPHGHEGQGPDHTSGRIERFLQLWAEGSMTIAVPSTPSNYFHLLRRHALDGIQRPLIVFTPKSMLRNKAAISDIKDFTDVKFRSVLEEPTYEDGVGDRSKVTRVLLTSGKLYYELVARKAKDGRDDIAIVRIEQLAPLPKRRLGDTLDRYPNAQQFFWVQEEPANQGAWPRFGLELPELLPEKLTGIKRISRRAMSAPSSGSSKVHAVEQQEIIDSAFS; encoded by the coding sequence GTGAGCGGTATCAGTTCACCCTTCGGTCAGAACGAGTGGCTAGTCGAGGAGATGTACCGCAAATTCCGCGAGGATCCCGCCTCGGTGGACCCGAGCTGGCACGAGTTCCTGGCCGACTACTCCCCCGACGCGCAGCGCGGTGACGGTGCGGCTGCACCCGCGGCCCCGCCCGCTCCCCCGGCGCAACCGGCTCCCCCCGCTCCTGCGGCACCCGCCCCCGCAGCACCGGCCGCTGCCGCCCCGGCTCCTGCTGCTCCGGCGCCGGCCCCGGCCGCCAAGCCCACCCCCTCGCAAGCTCCCGCGCCGCTCGCCGACGACGAGCTGCAGGTGTTGCGTGGCGCCGCGGCAGCAGTGGTCAAGAACATGTCCACCTCCCTGGAGGTGCCGACGGCCACCAGCGTGCGCGCCGTGCCGGCCAAACTGATGATCGACAACCGCATCGTCATCAACAACCAGCTCAAGCGGACCCGCGGCGGCAAGATCTCGTTCACCCACCTGCTGGGTTACGCGATCGTGCAGGCGGTCAAGCAGTTCCCCAACATGAACCGGCATTTCGCCGAGGTCGACGGCAAGCCGAACGCCGTCACGCCGGCCCACACCAACCTGGGACTGGCCATCGACCTGCAGGGCGCCGGCGGCAAGCGGTCCCTGGTGGTGGCTGCCATCAAGGGCTCGGAATCGCTGCGCTTCGCGCAGTTCGTCGACGCCTACGAAGACATCGTGCGTCGGGCCCGGGACGGCAAGCTCACCGCCGAGGACTTCGCCGGCGTGACGATCTCGCTGACCAACCCCGGAACCATCGGCACCGTGCACTCGGTGCCCCGGCTGATGGCCGGCCAGGGCGCGATCATCGGCGTCGGCGCAATGGAATATCCCGCCGAGTTCCAAGGGGCCAGCGAACAGCGCATCGCCGAGCTGGGCGTCGGCAAGGTGATCACCCTCACCTCGACCTATGACCACCGCATCATCCAGGGCGCGGAATCGGGCGACTTCCTGCGCACCGTGCACGAGATGCTGCTGTCGGACGCGTTCTGGGACGAGATCTTCTTCGAGCTGTCCATCCCCTACGAGCCGGTGCGGTGGCGCACGGACAACCCGGACTCGGTGGTGGACAAGAACGCCCGCGTCGTCGAGCTGATCGCCGCCTACCGCAACCGCGGCCACCTGATGGCCGACATCGACCCGCTGCGACTGGACAACACCCGGTTCCGCAGCCACCCCGACCTGGACGTGCAGAGCCACGGCCTGACATTGTGGGACCTGGACCGGGAGTTCAAAGTCACCGGCCTGCCGGGCAGCGATATCCGTAAGCTGCGCGAGATCCTGTCGGTGCTGCGCGACGCCTACTGCCGCCACGTGGGCGTGGAGTACACCCACATCCTCGAGCCCGAGCAGCAGCAGTGGCTGCAGGAGCGCATCGAGGTCAAGCACGTCAAACCCACTGTGGCGCAGCAGAAGTACATTCTGAGCAAGCTCAACGCCGCCGAGGCGTTCGAAAGCTTCCTGCAGACCAAATACGTCGGCCAGAAGCGGTTCTCCCTCGAAGGCGCCGAAACCGTCATCCCGATGATGGACGCGGCCATCGACCAGTGCGCCGAGCACGGCCTCGACGAGGTCGTCATCGGGATGCCGCACCGCGGCCGGCTCAATGTGCTGGCCAACATCGTCGGCAAGCCCTACTCGCAGATCTTCACCGAGTTCGAGGGCAACCTCAACCCGGCCGAGGCGCACGGCTCCGGCGACGTCAAGTACCACCTGGGCGCCACCGGGGTGTACCTGCAGATGTTCGGCGACAACGACATTCAGGTGTCGCTGACCGCCAACCCGTCACACCTGGAGGCGGTGGACCCGGTGCTGGAGGGCCTGGTCCGGGCCCGCCAGGACCTGCTGGGCCGCGGCGCCCTGGGCACCGACGAAGACCCACCCTTCTCGGTGGTGCCGATGATGCTGCACGGCGACGCCGCGTTCGCCGGTCAGGGCGTGGTGGCCGAGACGCTCAACATGGCACTGCTGCCCGGCTACCGGGTCGGCGGCACCATCCACATCGTCGTCAACAACCAGATCGGTTTCACCACAGCGCCGGACTACTCGCGTTCCAGCGAATACTGCACCGACGTGGCCAAGATGATCGGCGCGCCGATCTTCCACGTCAACGGCGATGACCCGGAAGCCTGCGACTGGGTGGCCCGGCTGGCAGTGGACTTCCGGCAGAAGTTCCACAAGGACGTCATCATCGACATGCTGTGCTACCGCCGCCGCGGGCACAACGAGGGCGACGACCCGTCGATGACGAACCCGTACATGTACGACGTGATCGGCACCAAGAGCGGTGTCCGCAAGAGCTACACCGAAGACCTGATCGGCCGCGGCGACATCTCGCTGAAGGAGGCCGAGGACGCGCTGCGTGACTACCACGGCCAGCTGGAGCGGGTGTTCAACGAGATCCGCGAACTGGAGAAGCATGCCGCGCTGCCCAGCGAGTCGGTGGAGTCCGAGCAGCAGGTGCCGCGCGGCCTGAACACCGCGGTCGACAAGGCAATGCTGGCCCGCATCGGCGACGCGTTCATGACGATCCCCGAGGGCTTCACCGTGCACCCGCGGGTGCTGCCGGTGCTGGAGCGACGCCGCGAAATGGCGTACGAGGGCAAGGTGGACTGGGCGTTCGGCGAGCTGTTGGCGCTGGGCTCGCTGGTCGCCGAGGGCAAGCTCATCCGGTTGTCCGGGCAGGACACCCGCCGAGGCACCTTCTCGCAGCGGCATTCGGTGATCATCGACCAGGCCAACGGCGCGGAGTTCAGCCCGTTGCAGCTGCTGGCCACCAATGCCGACGGCACCCCGACCGGCGGCAAGTTCCTGGTCTATGACTCGCCGCTGTCGGAGTTCGCCGCCGTCGGCTTCGAGTACGGCTACACCGTCGGCAACCCGGACGCCCTGGTGCTGTGGGAGGCGCAGTTCGGCGACTTCGTCAACGGCGCCCAGTCGATCATCGACGAGTTCATCAGTTCCGGCGAGGCCAAGTGGGGTCAGCTGTCCAACGTGGTGCTGCTGCTGCCGCACGGCCACGAGGGCCAGGGCCCGGACCACACCTCCGGGCGCATCGAGCGCTTCCTGCAGCTGTGGGCGGAGGGCTCGATGACGATCGCGGTGCCCTCGACCCCGTCGAACTACTTCCACCTGCTGCGCCGCCACGCCCTCGACGGGATCCAGCGGCCGCTGATCGTGTTCACCCCGAAGTCGATGCTGCGCAACAAGGCGGCGATCAGCGACATCAAGGACTTCACCGACGTCAAGTTCCGCTCGGTGCTCGAGGAACCCACCTACGAGGACGGCGTGGGCGACCGCAGCAAGGTCACCCGGGTGCTGCTGACCAGCGGCAAGCTCTACTACGAGCTGGTCGCGCGTAAGGCCAAGGACGGCCGTGACGACATCGCGATCGTGCGGATCGAACAGCTGGCCCCGCTGCCCAAGCGCCGCCTCGGTGACACCCTGGACCGCTACCCGAACGCGCAGCAGTTCTTCTGGGTGCAGGAGGAGCCGGCCAACCAGGGGGCATGGCCGCGGTTCGGCCTGGAGCTGCCGGAGCTGCTGCCGGAGAAGCTGACCGGGATCAAGCGGATCTCGCGCCGCGCCATGTCGGCGCCGTCGTCGGGGTCGTCGAAGGTGCACGCGGTCGAGCAGCAGGAGATCATCGACTCGGCCTTCAGCTGA
- a CDS encoding LppP/LprE family lipoprotein: protein MPGVPGAVKPSVAIVALAAALLAGCGSGDSTVAKTPENTSPAAAPPQAPTTTASATSSSPAPADPCAVNLAAPAITKAVSELPRDPRSKQPWSPEPLAGNYSTCADISAVIIKANTNAEHPSTRAVLFHRGEFLPQSVPETYGFSGIDVAQSTGDTVALRNASGIPGLAGIVKFHWNGTGVEIVGNTTR from the coding sequence GTGCCCGGTGTGCCGGGTGCCGTCAAACCGTCAGTAGCGATCGTCGCGCTGGCCGCAGCTCTGCTGGCCGGCTGCGGTTCGGGAGACTCCACCGTCGCCAAGACCCCGGAGAACACCAGCCCGGCCGCCGCACCGCCGCAGGCGCCCACCACCACCGCGTCCGCGACGTCGAGCAGCCCGGCCCCCGCCGACCCGTGCGCGGTCAACCTGGCCGCGCCGGCGATCACCAAGGCCGTCTCAGAGCTGCCCCGTGACCCGCGCAGCAAGCAACCGTGGAGCCCGGAGCCACTGGCCGGCAACTACAGCACCTGTGCCGACATCTCGGCGGTGATCATCAAGGCCAACACCAACGCCGAACACCCGAGTACGCGTGCGGTGTTGTTTCACCGCGGCGAATTCCTGCCCCAATCCGTACCGGAAACCTACGGATTCAGCGGCATCGACGTGGCGCAGTCCACCGGCGACACGGTGGCCCTGCGAAACGCCAGCGGGATACCGGGGTTGGCCGGGATCGTGAAATTCCACTGGAACGGCACCGGGGTAGAGATCGTCGGCAACACCACCCGCTAG
- a CDS encoding MFS transporter, whose translation MMLGFFVILVDSTIVAVANPSIMSALDIGYDTVIWVTSSYLLGYAVPLLVAGRLGDQFGPKNLYLIGLAVFTAASLWCGLAGGIAMLIAARAVQGVGAALLTPQTLSVITRTFPPDRRGAAMSVWGATAGVATLIGPLAGGVLVDRLGWEWIFFVNVPIGVIGLVLAIVLIPELPVHRHRFDILGVALSGIGMFLLVFALQEGESQGWAPWIWVQIFGGICCLAVFVYWQAVTGGEPLVPLHIFRDLDFGLANAGVAVIGFAATGMVLPVMFYAQAVCGMSPTRSALLTAPMAIATGVLAPVVGKIVDRAHPRAVVGFGFSVLAIALTWLSIEMTPLTPVWRLVLPFAAIGVGMAFIWSPLAATATRNLPPQLAGAGSGVYNATRQVGAVLGSAGMAAFMTSRIAADLPAMPGGLHPEHPSAVLQLPEFLHEPFAAAMSEATLLPAFVALFGVVAALFMVGYVVDPARRTTRQSDYGADPDGFDDFDDFGDYEDFDDLDDRPADASVPERVSLPRHFHPRSVEPDVDERTEPIPAVPPRAPQARRPQDPATEPLTVEIAPVRTLIAEPEPISLHHNGFDVDAGRHLRPLTNGTPVPDVLAKFGITGTSPSRRNRHYREDPDDTDAFGRHSQRDRWF comes from the coding sequence ATGATGCTCGGCTTCTTCGTGATCCTGGTGGATTCCACCATCGTGGCCGTCGCCAATCCGAGCATCATGTCGGCGCTCGACATCGGCTACGACACGGTGATCTGGGTTACCAGTTCCTACCTGCTGGGCTACGCGGTGCCGCTGCTGGTCGCCGGACGGCTCGGTGACCAGTTCGGACCCAAGAACCTGTACCTGATCGGGCTGGCGGTGTTCACCGCAGCGTCGCTGTGGTGCGGTCTGGCCGGGGGCATCGCGATGCTGATCGCCGCCCGGGCGGTCCAGGGCGTGGGCGCCGCCCTGCTGACCCCGCAGACCCTGTCGGTGATCACCCGCACGTTCCCCCCGGATCGGCGCGGTGCGGCGATGAGCGTGTGGGGCGCGACCGCCGGGGTTGCGACGCTGATCGGGCCGCTGGCCGGCGGCGTGCTGGTGGACCGGCTGGGCTGGGAGTGGATCTTCTTCGTCAACGTCCCGATCGGGGTCATCGGCCTGGTCCTGGCCATCGTGCTGATTCCCGAACTGCCGGTGCACCGTCATCGTTTCGACATCCTCGGCGTGGCGCTGTCGGGGATCGGGATGTTCCTGCTGGTCTTCGCGCTGCAGGAAGGTGAGTCGCAGGGGTGGGCGCCGTGGATCTGGGTGCAGATCTTCGGTGGCATCTGCTGCCTGGCGGTCTTCGTCTACTGGCAGGCCGTCACAGGCGGTGAGCCGCTGGTACCACTGCACATCTTCCGCGACCTCGACTTCGGGCTGGCCAACGCCGGAGTGGCCGTCATCGGTTTTGCGGCCACCGGGATGGTGCTGCCGGTGATGTTCTACGCCCAGGCGGTGTGCGGGATGTCACCCACCCGCTCCGCTCTGCTGACCGCGCCGATGGCGATCGCCACCGGAGTGCTGGCTCCGGTGGTCGGAAAGATCGTCGACCGGGCGCATCCCCGGGCGGTGGTCGGTTTCGGCTTTTCGGTACTGGCGATCGCGCTCACCTGGCTGTCGATCGAGATGACGCCGCTCACCCCGGTCTGGCGGCTGGTGCTGCCGTTCGCGGCGATCGGGGTCGGGATGGCATTCATCTGGTCGCCGCTGGCGGCCACCGCCACCCGCAACCTGCCGCCACAGCTGGCCGGTGCCGGTTCCGGGGTCTACAACGCGACCCGCCAGGTCGGGGCGGTGCTGGGCAGCGCCGGCATGGCGGCCTTCATGACGTCGAGGATCGCCGCCGACCTGCCGGCGATGCCGGGCGGCCTGCACCCCGAGCACCCCTCCGCGGTCCTGCAGCTGCCCGAGTTTTTGCACGAGCCGTTCGCGGCGGCCATGTCGGAGGCGACGCTGTTGCCGGCATTCGTCGCGCTGTTCGGTGTGGTCGCCGCGCTGTTCATGGTCGGCTACGTCGTCGACCCGGCCCGCCGCACCACCAGGCAGAGCGACTACGGCGCCGATCCCGACGGTTTCGATGACTTCGACGATTTCGGCGATTACGAGGACTTCGACGACCTCGACGACCGCCCCGCTGACGCCAGCGTCCCCGAACGCGTCAGCCTGCCTCGACACTTCCACCCCCGCAGCGTCGAACCCGACGTCGACGAACGGACCGAGCCGATTCCGGCCGTCCCGCCCAGGGCCCCGCAAGCCCGTCGCCCGCAGGACCCCGCCACCGAGCCGCTGACCGTCGAGATCGCGCCGGTGCGGACGCTGATTGCCGAGCCTGAACCGATATCGCTGCACCACAACGGCTTTGATGTCGATGCGGGACGCCATCTGCGGCCGCTCACGAACGGGACGCCGGTGCCCGATGTGCTGGCCAAATTCGGGATCACCGGCACCAGTCCGAGCCGCCGAAATCGGCACTATCGGGAGGATCCCGACGACACCGATGCCTTCGGGCGGCACTCGCAGCGCGACAGGTGGTTCTAG
- a CDS encoding NAD(P)-dependent malic enzyme, translated as MPENLANMVNSSPIVIGDEEIFEAHTGGKISVDLKAPLDSQRALSIAYTPGVAQVSRAIAADHTLAARYTWAHRLVAVVSDGTSVLGLGDLGPSAALPVMEGKAALFKTFAGLDSIPIVLDTKDPDEIVETLVRLRPSFGAVNLEDISAPRCFEIERRVIEALDCPVMHDDQHGTAIVALAALLGAAKVLDRDIASLRVVVSGAGAAGVACANILLSRGISEMIVLDSQGVLHPERSGMNDVKIELAQRTNPRGLTGGLAEALAGADVFLGASGGVVPEELIASMAPGGVVFALSNPDPEIHPDLAAKYAAVVATGRSDFPNQINNVLAFPGVFRGALDAGARRITETMKLAAAEAIFSVVADELAPDRIVPSPLDPRVEPAVAAAVAAAADSAS; from the coding sequence ATGCCCGAGAACCTTGCGAACATGGTGAACAGCTCGCCGATCGTCATCGGAGACGAAGAGATCTTCGAAGCCCACACGGGCGGAAAGATCTCCGTCGACCTCAAAGCCCCGCTGGACAGCCAACGTGCGCTGTCGATCGCCTACACCCCGGGTGTGGCGCAGGTCAGTCGCGCCATCGCCGCGGACCACACGCTGGCGGCCCGCTACACCTGGGCGCACCGGCTGGTGGCGGTGGTCAGCGACGGCACCTCGGTGCTCGGGCTCGGTGACCTCGGGCCGTCGGCCGCCCTGCCGGTGATGGAGGGCAAGGCCGCGCTGTTCAAGACGTTCGCCGGCCTGGACTCCATCCCCATCGTGTTGGACACCAAGGATCCCGACGAGATCGTCGAGACCCTGGTGCGGCTGCGCCCGTCGTTCGGGGCGGTCAATCTGGAGGACATCTCCGCCCCGCGGTGCTTCGAAATCGAGCGACGGGTGATCGAGGCGCTGGACTGCCCGGTGATGCACGACGACCAGCACGGCACCGCGATCGTGGCCCTGGCGGCCCTGCTGGGCGCGGCCAAGGTGCTCGACCGCGACATCGCGTCGCTGCGGGTGGTGGTTTCCGGTGCCGGCGCCGCCGGTGTGGCCTGCGCCAACATCCTGCTCTCGCGGGGCATCTCGGAGATGATCGTGCTGGATTCGCAGGGCGTGCTGCATCCGGAGCGCTCCGGCATGAACGACGTCAAGATCGAGTTGGCGCAGCGGACCAATCCTCGGGGCCTTACCGGCGGCCTGGCCGAGGCGCTGGCCGGCGCCGACGTCTTCCTGGGCGCGTCCGGCGGGGTGGTGCCCGAGGAGCTGATCGCGTCGATGGCTCCGGGTGGGGTGGTGTTCGCGCTGTCGAACCCCGACCCCGAGATCCACCCCGACCTGGCGGCCAAGTACGCGGCGGTGGTGGCGACCGGCCGCAGCGATTTCCCCAACCAGATCAACAACGTGCTGGCCTTCCCGGGCGTGTTCCGTGGTGCGCTGGACGCCGGCGCGCGCCGCATCACCGAGACGATGAAGTTGGCTGCGGCAGAGGCGATCTTCTCCGTCGTCGCCGACGAGCTGGCCCCGGACCGTATCGTGCCCAGCCCGCTGGACCCGCGGGTCGAGCCGGCCGTTGCGGCGGCCGTCGCGGCGGCCGCCGACTCCGCGTCGTAG